CACGCCGAGAAGGTCGAGGTCCGGCAGGTCGGCGGCGACCGCATCCAGGCCCTGCCCCGCCGCTTCCTGGCCGAGATCATCGGCCCGCGCATGCGCGAGATCTTCCAGATGGCGCGCGAAGAGGTGCGCAAGAGCGGCTTCGACCAGCTGCTGCCCGCCGGGGTCGTCGTCACCGGCGGCGGTTCACGGTTGATGGGCACGATGGACGCCGCCCAGTCCGTCTTCGACACCTCCGCCCGCCTCGGCCAGCCTTTGGGCCTGGCCGGTCTGGCCGACAGGGCGCAGGGGCCCTCGTTCAGCGTCGCCGCGGGCCTCGTCAAATGGGGCTCGCGGGCTCCTGCCCGCGGCTACTCCAACTCCCGCCAGCCCGCGACGTTCGGCACCACGTATCAAAAAACAGTGAGGTGGCTGCGCGATTTTTTCTAGAGAAGAAACCCGAAACCAACTAGAGCTCGCCATAGCCAAACCAAAATTCGAGCAGGAGGACGTCATGAAGGAAAGCGAATTGCACGAAGGGCGAGCGCGAATCAAGGTCGTCGGCTGCGGGGGCGGCGGCGGAAACGCCGTCAATCGCATGATCTCGAAAGCGCTCAAAGTCCAGTTCATCGCCGTCAACACGGACAAGCAGGCGCTCGAGCGCTGCCAGGCGGACGTGAAGGTCCAGATGGGCAACAAGATCACCCGCGGCCTGGGCGCCGGGGGGGACTGGACGCGCGGCCG
Above is a window of bacterium DNA encoding:
- the ftsA gene encoding cell division protein FtsA; this encodes LEVETNIVTGAQTAVQNVIKCVHGAGFDIEDVVCAGLAAGEGVLSQQEIELGVCLVEIGAGTTSVVVYTDGSARHLAVLPVGGNHVTSDIAIGLRTTLEEAESLKLNYGHALPDVIDHAEKVEVRQVGGDRIQALPRRFLAEIIGPRMREIFQMAREEVRKSGFDQLLPAGVVVTGGGSRLMGTMDAAQSVFDTSARLGQPLGLAGLADRAQGPSFSVAAGLVKWGSRAPARGYSNSRQPATFGTTYQKTVRWLRDFF